GCTGATGATGTTGGAATGAATCTTCTTGCTCGTGTGGCTGCTGGAGAGATCTCAAAATCTGAATCGGGAATGCCAGCTGGATCCCCTAAAAAAAACACCACTACAATTGAACAGTCATATGCAGGTAATGCTGCAGTAGTCAAGTCCTCTGAAGAGTATCTTGTTCAGGATAAGTGCTACTCTAATGCTGAACATATGAAGCAGGATTCTAGATCTGGTGATTTTGGGACAGATGATGATATTCGGGCATTTGAAGGGAAAGCTACAGGAGAACACAATCCATCTAGTATGGATTTACAGGTTACTGAAACTAGTTTAGAAAGCAAAGgaaaattaattgtaaaatcATCTGGTACATCTGCTGGCATTCCTGAAAGCACCTTCCAAGAAGTCAGAGATATTGACTCTAGCAAACTGgtaaaggaaaagaaggttGTTGTGAGAGTGGATGCTGTCAATAATGTTGATGAGGTCAATGTTGTTGCAAGAGAAGGTGAAACAGAGGCAATTGAAAAATTGTCACACACCTGTGAAGAAGTTGATGTCAAGTGTGATAACCATGCTTCTGAAGGACTAAGCTGTGACAAAGAGACAGCTGGCAAGTCTCCTGCCACTTGTGTGCCCTCTGACTCTGTAAAAGCGACAGATGAGAATGCGCTCCAATCATCTGGTTACATTGTTGATAAGGTTCCTGAATACCTAAATGAAAGGGAAtctgaaaaaaatgatgatatgGCTGCTCAGGATCATGCTAAGCAGTCTTTGAAGCAAAAAAATGAGTCTGAAAATGATGCTATTATGGTGCCCGAGAACAGAGGTTTATGTTCAGGTGCAACTGGTCTTGATGCTGAATATGTGGAAGAGAATTCAGGTACAAAAGAGGTTTGTGACCAAGATGCAGGAGCAGGACAGATACTGCACACAGATTTACCTAGCTTTCCTTCACGAGAAATGGATCAGCATTCAGGTCAAAGGGATTCAAAATTGGCTGCCATGGAATCAGAGGAAGCAGAGGAATGCACCTCTACCACTGGAGATGCCTCTTCTGCATCTGTTGCTGGTGTCTCAGAAGTGGACACAAAAgttgaatttgatttaaatgAAAGGCTCAATGCAGATGACGGGAAATGTAGTGAGATACCTGGGTCTACACCTGCTGCAAGATTGGTCAGTCCtgttccattttctgcttcatcCATGTCTTTTGGTATTCTCTCGATCACAGTGGCTGCTGCTGCTGCAGCAAAGGGCCCCTTTGTGCCACATGAAGATTTATTGAAAAGTAAAAAGGAGCTTGGTTGGAAGGGATCCGCTGCTACTAGTGCATTTCGGCCGGCTGAGCCCAGGAAAGTTATGGAAATTCCTCTTGATATGTCTACTACCCCTATTCCTAATGATGAAGCTAGAAAGCAGAGTCGGGTACCATTGGATTTTGACTTGAATGTTTCCGATGAAATAATACTTGATGATCTTTCTTCTCAGAACTGTGCTCGTCAGACTGATTGTGTAACTCGTTCAGATGATGGGCATGATCCAAATAAATCAATGGCCTCACATGTTCGTTGTTCAGGAGGACTAGGTCTTGacttgaacctagtggatggaGCTTCTGACGTGGGCAATTGCACCTTAAGCAGTAGTCATAAAATGGATGTACCACTTACGCAGTTTAAATCAGCCGCCAGTGGTCCTCCAAATGGAAAGATGAGTGTCCTTAGGGATTTTGATCTGAATGATGGACCTATAGTTGATGAAGTCACCACTGAACATTTGATGTCCACACGATCTGCCAGGAATAGTGTACCATCTCAACCTCCTATTTCTGGACTTAGGATGAGTAATGCAGAAGTAGGCAACGTCTCTTCATGGTTTCCTTCCACTGGGAACACCTATTCAGCCGTAACAATATCTTCAATTATGTCTGATAGAGGTGATAAGCCATTTTCAATTGTTGCCCCTAATGTGTCAGAAAGGGTGTTGGGTCCTGCAACTGGCAGCAACCCATTTGGACCTGATATTTATAGGGGGGCAGTTTTGTCATCTTCTCCCGCAGTGCCATATCAATCTGCACCATTTCAGTATCCTGTCTTCCCTTTCAATTCCAGCTTTCCTCTTCCATCAGCATCATTTTCTGGTGGATCAACTCCTTATGTAGATACAACTTCAGGAGGGAGGCTTTGCTTCCCTGTAGTAAATTCACAGCTTATAGGTTCTGTTGGTAATGTTTCAGCCCATTACCCCAGGCCTTACGTTGTTAGTTTCCCAGATGGTAGCAATAGTAGTGGTGCTGAGAACAGTAGGAAAAGGGCAAGGCAGGGTTTAGATCTTAATGCTGGACCTGGTTCAGACTTAGAGGGGAGAGATGAGAGCTCACCTCTTGTACCACGGCAACTTTCTGTTGCTAGTTCACAGGCCCAACTTGAAGAGCAAGCAAGGATGTTTCACTTAAGCAGTGATGTTCTTAAAAGGAAGGAACCCGATGGGGGGTGGGATGGCTACAAGCAATCATCATGGCAGTACCATAATTTGTAATCTTAGAATCTAATGACCCACAGATGCCTGTAAGTTTTTAGTTTTGTAAATTCAACTGTTGTTTGTAACATGTAGGTGCCCGAGAGGAggatatttcaaaatatatactgTATTGTGCTGATGTAATACAGAGGAGGGGGGAGAATTTTTTCAtaaagcaatttttttattttatatttaatgatatagGAATAAGTGCTATTGCAGTTGCCCTGTGAGTTTTATGTCCGTTCTCCACTGAGAGCATTGAGAGCATTTGAGTTTTATAATCCTGTATCTTTGAGAgcatttaattcttcttgcctGGTTTTTTCACTGCATCGTTCCTTTTTAACCAAGTATGTGGTGCTTCGCAATTAAATGTTCTGATGCCATTTAGTTTGTATACTCGATGTTTTATCTTCGGGTAATTTGAGGAGCCAGTGGTCTTCATCTAAATTGCGAGCTTTGGGAGACTTGGGCGTTAAGTGAGCACCTGATTATGTATATAGACTCTGAACCTGATCTTGTTTATCAATGTATCTTAGAAACCTTGCTTTGGAGAGCACCTGTTTGCTCATTTCAGTAGTTTCTACTTTCTAGGTCAGTTTTCCACCTGTAAATATCTTGAGGGCTTGCCTTCAGTTAGGGCGGATAGTGGTCTCTTGTATCGTTTCTTTTTAGGTTGTGTTTGGTTTAGAGTGGGAAGGAAGAAATAGGAGAGAAATTGTGTACTTTTCACAGGGGATCCACACTTTTTAGATTGTACTTCAAttcaaaaaaattcttttattttcatcttctaatccaaacacactcttagcgAACCAAAATCATTACTTTGTCGGCCCTTCTAAGTGGATCGTAGAACTGCTCTAAATAAATATACCTTTTTATATGTTCTGGTACTAAATATCccttcttgctttttttttttttccatctgtttttattctttttacctTTTAGTTGTACTCATACACCAACTGAAAGGTATAATTTTtgcagcttggattttcttcctCTGCTGTGGATGGtttaattaatcttatatccctgttttcttttatccttttctGATTCTTGTATATGTGCCATGGCTTTTTTCTGATACTTGCGATAGAGTGTAACTGCAAagcttaatattatattatttgttagtGGAGTTCAAAATTTTGTATGGCCACTTCTGAATTTGGCACTGCGGTTGATGTTCTTACTTCTTAGTGACGGCTCTCTGTTCGTAGGcagtaaattataattttagaaagCATGATTCTAGTTACAGCTTCTGCCAAATACTCAATTTGTAGAAACCATCCAAGTTTTGTGGAACTCGgaaatattttgttatgtatgtactcttttttctctttagttTAAATTTCTCTTCATTTTACTTCTATAAACCAAACAACAATTTTTATCGTCTCTCATTCTACTCACATAACCTATTTCTAATCTACCCAATACAACGTACAAGACACTTTAAAATTTTCAGAatgaaaaaaagacaaaattactaaataaaaaatataaccgCATTAGGGAAAATGCCTCGATTCTGAAGCTGGTTCTTGTCAGTAATGCCTGCAAAGTACTTcttccatttatttttaagttttagatttttgaattttttttatttatctatcattTGTAAATTTCAAGATCATATCAATTATATCcttgtttgttttctaataGTTAATTAGTTTATACATGCATTATGCATTTATCGTAGAGTGAGAAGAAAAGgagtaaaaaaagaaatctcatgactattttattaaaaaaaaaatcttaatttctAGATAACAACCTTAaataacacataaaaataaatggagGGATTTGTTAATGAATACTCTTGAGATGTTGGttatagaattaaaaatatacaaatgaaaaataaaaacaatttttttgactGCAAAGTAAATACTTAATGCTTTTTCAAGCAACGAATACAATAAATACGACTTAATCTTCATGTATCTGGCTATCTCTGCGTATGAGCAAGATAAACAAAAACCATTTTTTAGTTTGAATGTAAACAAAAATCATCAAATCAAACTTAACaaaaaaccaattttttaatcatatatgtGAATGTAACACACAAATGTGAAATTTTGTTCTGATTACATCTATGTACGTGATGATATCAACAGAAGCAAAATAATAGCTTGCCATGAATAATTAATTGGCTTTGACTGTCCTTTCCTTACAAGAAATTTGCACGGAAAAAAGCTCAGTATTTCCTCAAAACATAACCCtatcatgaaattaaaaaagcCAAAGGACCCAggtcaatttaaaaaattctacaGAATGATGATGACAGTGCTTctccctcccaagaaaagcCTTTGGATGAAATGTTTCATTTAAAACGAACTATATTCCTTCCACAGATGACATTTCTGCAATTCCATTGAGATGGATTAAATTAAACCCTCCAGTACATGATAATCCACAAACTATAtacaatcaataataaaaagtttGGCATGATTAATGATGTCTCAAGTCTTAACTATATAGAATACCACTTATTCTTTAGGTCAGGTATAtaacatatatgaataattttgatTGTAAGTGGCACACAGTAAATATGAATTCAATAAACACTTATTGAACTATCCCTTTTCACAAGTAAGAAAGTTTCACGTGCAGGAGTTGTTATGATATGAAAAAAGTGTACTGACAGTAGACACCCTCGACGTggttttttcttctcttgtttTTGTGGAGGCTTAATGACCACCTTTATAGCAGCATCAAAAACTGACTTCACATTCTGCAATTAATTGCATTGACAAATGACAATAGGGTCATTTACAGCTGAATTTCAGAAATAACAGGAAGTATTTATCTGCAAAAATGGCAAACACTATCTTCTGAAGCAAAAGTGAGACATAGATACTGAACTTAAAGCTTATCTTTATCGTAGATATTTCAATATTTCAATTCCAAAGAAATCATTAGGGTGAGTTTACATCTTTCGCATATTCTCTCTATAGAACTAAACTTCCCTAGAGCAAGTAACGTATAGAAATCACCACTCAATAATATATGGTCCCTTCATATAATTGATTTAACTTTTTTGCCAACTGCCACACACCAACCATATTCACAACAACAACTAAGCTTGTCTCACCAGGTGTACTCAGCTACATGGATCAATTGACATCATTGGTCTTCACCAATAATCAAATTTTCAGCAATACCATTAAGCAGTAATAacaccattattattattattattaaagttatCTTGGATTTTTCTCCATCCATTTTAATTGgattttatatttgatcttCTTTTCTCTCCAATAATTTCAAAAAGAAGTGTTCCCTTAGCCTTGCATTTCCCAGTGCAATACGTACTATGTCTGAAGTATGTTATGCTCCGTAATGCACTGGCCACAATGTGCTAAAATGTTCTGAAGTAgacaattgaaatatttttctttagaaCAGAAATGTCAAAAATTTGTCGACAGATTGCTTGAGACATCAAGTGTTGTAAGAATAAAATGGCAGTATAAACATACCTGCTGAGTTTTTGAGCTGCACTCTATATAATATGTAGCTCCCACCAGTTTACGCAATTCCTCACCCTGATTATGAACAAAACCCAACAGTTTCAATAAACACTGGCTATTGAACTCTTTAGGTGGCTAATAAAGTAAGACATAGTACTTGCTCAGAAGTCACAGGCACCAGACCAGGATGATCAGCCAAATAGTGCTTGTCTTCTCGGAGATCTGCATGATTATCATAAATACAGTATTTTATGCAGGAATCAATCACTGCACACCTAACTGATTACCATTTACCACCAACCATGAAACATAGGTGACAAAAAATCTATACAATTGGAAGATTCAATATTTTagcattagttttatttatactaagttgtgccttggtgacttgttggtcatgggttcgaatccggaaacagcctctttgcatatgcaagggtaaggctgcgtacaacatcccttccccataccttcgcatagcgaagagcctctgggcaatggggtacgaagttttttttttttatttatactaaGTTGCTATTGCAGCAAGGATGAAAGAGAAATGTTATCCACAACTAGAGGCTATCAAACTCAGCCAAGGTTCTTTTCAGGATTGACTGAAGTCAGAAATAGTAAAAGTCTTGAAGGGATATGAGTGGTCAAAAGTCTTCTAATATGATAGGTAGAGACTGAAATTTGTTCAtagcaaaatataaaaaatgtcattatCTGAAGTAACAAATTGAggagataattaatattaactgTTGACTTATTATATTGTGATTCTGTTGACCAATATTTCATAGTTAGCTTCCCTCTGAATAAACTTTCTCCCAATTTACTACATTTGATGGTCAAAATTCTTCAATTACAAGCCCGACTGAAATTGAGTTATTTATTAAACTTTCTTGTAATATGGCTATGATGCTTCTCCTCATGGTCCATGTccattatatttcattttggtAAGAAAAGCTTGAGACATTCTTTTTATGAGCATTGAACAGTATAAAATGTAATACAAGATAATCTTAAAAGTGATTAATCTAATAAGAGAAGAATATTCAATCTAAGCTATGAGAATGAGACCTTTAGCCTTTTAATGGCATTACAGAATCAAACTTTTTCTATATAGTTTCACTCCTAACTAATGTTATACACGATATCTTGTAATTCTATGCCAAATGAGCTAGTATGTTTCAGCACAACAAAATGACAGCCTAAAGAATCTAATCTATCTATACAGCATAGGCCTATAGCTATGGTTCTAGCATGAAATCTGGTCTCAGTATAGATGGGTTCTGGTTGGACAGATccaattttcacagcattcaggTAAGGCCTTATGAACAAAATGGCCAtaacaaaaatagtaaaaattaaaagaaaactacAAACAGAAGATAAAATAACATTGGATTCAGACAAATTGTAAGACCATTGCTTAATGACTTACCCAATTTGGTGCCAACTAGCACCACTGGAATGCCGGGAGCAAAATGCTGCAGTTCAGGAACCCACTGAACAGTGtatacaaaattagaaaatagaagagaaacCAACAAGACATGCCAAAGTACTAATACAGTTTAGAGGCCCTAGAATACCTTCTTCAACACATTTTCATAGCTTGCATGACTGACTAAAGAGAAAGCCAAGACAAAGACATCTGCCCCCCTGTAGCTCAAAGGCCTCAGTCTGTTGTAATCCTCTTGTCCTAAGGAAGACAATGGAAGCAAATGGAACATTACAACCTTTGCCATTGCACATGACAAAATTCATTCAGcctcataattaaattaatttgcatACAATTGTGAGCATTAAAAGAGCTAATCTTGATCATCCATGTAACAGTGAGTGATCAAGATTAACTACATTGCACATGACAAAATTCACTCAGGCTCATGAGAAATTAAATTGCATACATTGTGAGCATTAGAAGAGCTAATCTTGATCATCCCATGTAACACTGAATGATCAAGATTAACCACTCtctatataaatatgtatatactACAACAAATTGACAAGCCTGTGTAACTATGTAAACATACCAGCAGTGTCCCAGAGGCCTAAATTGACAGTTGTGCCTTCCACAACTACATTTGCACTGAAATTATCAAACACCGTTGGAATATAGTCCTGATAACCAAACAACCCCACAAGCATAGATACCCAGCATAGGGGGCAAAAGGTGAAAATTAGACTCCAAGACTCAAGACAGAAGCAAGATATTAAGGAACTACCCAGTCCCAGATAACAAAGTGACATTGATTTCATGAAATCTAATATGATCTCAACACTAACTCATAAAAAGAATCTCATACAAATGAGAGAGAGATATGATATGCAACAAAGAGTTGATACCGTGGGGAATTTGTTGCTAGTATAGCAAATGAGCATGCAAGTTTTGCCTACAGCTCCATCCCCAACTGTCACACACTTGATAAACCTTGAAGCTGTTGCAGCcattgaacaacaacaacaagttcTCACAAAGGTTGTGTTTGTTGAATTTAACAGACAAGttaaggaagagagagagacagagagagagagagagagtgaatgtgtatgtgtgtgtgtgtgtgtatgcgGCGGCACTTCACATGATTCTCACTCATTCTCTTgctgtccctttcttttttgaaacaacttttttcatcttttatttttcgtttCCTTATATTTCGGCTTTGGGGAAATTCACTTTCACAAGTTAAAATCTGAAGATgacataaaataaagataaccgTGACTCTGTGAGTTAATCGTACATGTTGAATTTGAATAATGAGTTTGTTACCCACTCTTTCATCACGTGGACAGAttcatttcaattcattttattaggATGATGAGGCATGAGGCGGGTGAAGGTAGTTAGGTGCATTTATAAGATAACTAACAACCATGGTGATTGGTGACCACCATTGCCATGTCTGTGTTGTAACCATCATCACCGTGGGGACTAATATTTAGTAacgtattttatttatattctataCAATTACTTGATCCATAGTTTCGACCcatctttctcatttttattcTGTGAACTCAAGTTGAACCTCCAAACACATCGAATTTCTGATCACATTGCTATCTACCAACCATGCCACATAATGTTATTAGTTACAACCAATTTCTACATAACACAtaactaatttaaattattagtaactgttgttaattattttgaaatttaaaaacttaaatatatctctttttatttatatcgaCAATTTAACCCTACCAAGTCAGTCTTATAATTTCATAAGTTCCATATAAAATTAATCGGAACCATAGATCATAAACAGATAGTGATCCAGAGCTACCTAATCATTTTTTAGCATGATGTGATAAGATACTAACTAACATTTACTATAATGAATAATGGATTGTCTATAAGGGCTAGCAGCTGAAATCAAGTCTAAGCTTTTTTTAGCAAAGTGTTTTGTTCCATTTCAGTTCAgtaatattttctttagtttgcaCTCTCTTAATAATAATCACAAGGAGTATTTCAAGCCTCAGTACTTATACGAAGTATTTTTGTGTCTTACTATCTTCATTTCAATCACGTTCCATTAGTAAGAGCATTTATGTAAACAACAAGCCAAAAGTTAGGGATATAAATTCTGTATTTTTATTAACAGCATTTATACaaacaacaaatgaaaaatcTCTAAGTTAGAgataaattctattttcattatataattacacgaaaaacacaagataaaaaaaaagtcaatgttTGTCGACTATGAACAATGGCAGCATAAAGATTCATTTAGTAAGATGAGCAAAGCAAATGGTTGTGCAGTAGTGCTGGCTTTATGGGGAGAAAAGGATGGGGGGCTACACATTATTACTGGCATTAACAGGTTGGTGGGATGTTTAAGTAAACATTAAGCAATATGAATGATAGAAGGGGATCCCCCACAAAAAGGATCAAGGAACACGTTATGAACACAAATAGCGTCCTTACAACAGTTGTTAATGCATCattgttgttttttcttttacccttttttttactCCAAATACTGTTAGAAGCTTAATTTCATTGAGGAAATTTAAGATGCTTATGGTTGAATACCGATCTCCATAATAACATGACCATTTAACAGCAGCTTGTTTGGAGGGTAAAATGAAGTTGAACAGTATGTACATAAAAGAAGTAGAATAGAATAAGTGAtactgatttttattatttagatttttagAATAGAATGGATTGGAATAGAATCTAATTCCATTTCATTGATCTAATACTCCTGTTTTCACCTCTAATTTAATAGTATGAGATGGTTAGTCTTTTTCTTCtatctattataaaaaatatctaaacagtgaaataataatttgttttattttaattcattctaattcactcattattaaattaaaaggtaaatttgtttgattaaagaaaagaatagcGGGAAGGGCTATAGGAGTAGTTATTGTATTagaaattttcttaaataaaaaaaaatattagcttGTATGATTTTTGAATTGCATGAAAAtctatgtaaaataattttaatgacatCATACACCAAAATTTGtgacttttatatataagatttcGGGCCGCGCAGTCGCTGAGTCAATCCAACAAATTCTAACTTCTTTTGCTATTTACAGCCCCATGTAgttttaaaaagatattattccaaaaataccattttcacaaaaacatgattcgattgataaaatacacaataaaatcatatttctaTTGTGTAAGAGGAAGTGCAAAAAGAATAATACACAATGAAAATGTGATTCCATTGTGTATTTTGCCAACGAAATAA
This genomic interval from Glycine max cultivar Williams 82 chromosome 5, Glycine_max_v4.0, whole genome shotgun sequence contains the following:
- the LOC100806155 gene encoding uncharacterized protein; protein product: MQPGGRSPKPVSSPTSTSQLKSGSDSVQNSVSSFSSHVKGRKRERVDQGQESVKRDRSTKNDDGDSGNFKADSILKTEIAKVTEKGGLIDPEGVEKLVQLMVPDGNEKKIDLASRSMLAAVIAATEKFDCLSRFVQLKGLPVFDEWLQEAHKGKLGEGIGSRDGDKSVDDFLFVLLRALDKLPVNLQALQACNIGKSVNHLRTHKNLEIQKKARGLVDTWKKRVEAEMIINDARSCSVQTVPWPARQRLSEVAQGGNKHSSGSADVAMKSSVTQLSASKTASPKIAPGENTTRSTSASPGSTKSVPSPAPATANLKDGQPHAAAVSGSSDLPVANARDEKSSSSSPSHNSQSYSSDHAKAGGFSGKEDARSSTAMSVNKVSGGSSRHRRSMNGFPGSTPSRRQRETGSSRNSSHKNLISEKISQSGLREKANDGTLLEGHTPKLIVKIPNRGRSPAQSATAGSSDDPSIMNSRASSPALSEKHDQFDRCSKEKSDFYRANIGADINTESWQSNDFKDVLTGSDEGDGSPAAITDEQCRTGEDCKKVSDVSKTTSSSPGSESKARNLQDASYSSINALIEGVKYTEADDVGMNLLARVAAGEISKSESGMPAGSPKKNTTTIEQSYAGNAAVVKSSEEYLVQDKCYSNAEHMKQDSRSGDFGTDDDIRAFEGKATGEHNPSSMDLQVTETSLESKGKLIVKSSGTSAGIPESTFQEVRDIDSSKLVKEKKVVVRVDAVNNVDEVNVVAREGETEAIEKLSHTCEEVDVKCDNHASEGLSCDKETAGKSPATCVPSDSVKATDENALQSSGYIVDKVPEYLNERESEKNDDMAAQDHAKQSLKQKNESENDAIMVPENRGLCSGATGLDAEYVEENSGTKEVCDQDAGAGQILHTDLPSFPSREMDQHSGQRDSKLAAMESEEAEECTSTTGDASSASVAGVSEVDTKVEFDLNERLNADDGKCSEIPGSTPAARLVSPVPFSASSMSFGILSITVAAAAAAKGPFVPHEDLLKSKKELGWKGSAATSAFRPAEPRKVMEIPLDMSTTPIPNDEARKQSRVPLDFDLNVSDEIILDDLSSQNCARQTDCVTRSDDGHDPNKSMASHVRCSGGLGLDLNLVDGASDVGNCTLSSSHKMDVPLTQFKSAASGPPNGKMSVLRDFDLNDGPIVDEVTTEHLMSTRSARNSVPSQPPISGLRMSNAEVGNVSSWFPSTGNTYSAVTISSIMSDRGDKPFSIVAPNVSERVLGPATGSNPFGPDIYRGAVLSSSPAVPYQSAPFQYPVFPFNSSFPLPSASFSGGSTPYVDTTSGGRLCFPVVNSQLIGSVGNVSAHYPRPYVVSFPDGSNSSGAENSRKRARQGLDLNAGPGSDLEGRDESSPLVPRQLSVASSQAQLEEQARMFHLSSDVLKRKEPDGGWDGYKQSSWQYHNL
- the LOC100806681 gene encoding rac-like GTP-binding protein ARAC8 produces the protein MAATASRFIKCVTVGDGAVGKTCMLICYTSNKFPTDYIPTVFDNFSANVVVEGTTVNLGLWDTAGQEDYNRLRPLSYRGADVFVLAFSLVSHASYENVLKKWVPELQHFAPGIPVVLVGTKLDLREDKHYLADHPGLVPVTSEQGEELRKLVGATYYIECSSKTQQNVKSVFDAAIKVVIKPPQKQEKKKPRRGCLLNVICGRNIVRFK
- the LOC100806681 gene encoding rac-like GTP-binding protein ARAC8 isoform X1; this encodes MAATASRFIKCVTVGDGAVGKTCMLICYTSNKFPTDYIPTVFDNFSANVVVEGTTVNLGLWDTAGQEDYNRLRPLSYRGADVFVLAFSLVSHASYENVLKKWVPELQHFAPGIPVVLVGTKLDLREDKHYLADHPGLVPVTSEQGEELRKLVGATYYIECSSKTQQNVKSVFDAAIKVVIKPPQKQEKKKPRRGCLLSVHFFHIITTPARETFLLVKRDSSISVY